A section of the Cottoperca gobio unplaced genomic scaffold, fCotGob3.1 fCotGob3_155arrow_ctg1, whole genome shotgun sequence genome encodes:
- the LOC115004630 gene encoding ankyrin repeat and SOCS box protein 2-like produces MAVSQVNLDDYSVYSQLSDEELLQIAVERRLSDNHSQPPPPEHIPNCANPLTGLSNFPYRAFRRQFSPLQSLIRNGDVEALMYLVGRRSSSLTEPNDEGWIALHEAAYYGQLQCASILITAHPDSVNRCSLKNETALLLAVGQGNVSCVDILLKHGADPNIGNEARETPLFVACEQPNEVIVDLLLRVGAQVNRSSIQGLSALHEACRNGQLKLCTMLLESRANLQTKNIYGIQPLFTAAQHGYADIIHLLAKKGADVNGQAADGASPLFEACKNGHVSAVEVLLSLKADVNCSMKSGLLPLHVAVQNNHLRIVSMLIPVTSRVRVWHSGISPLHIAAERNREEIMDLLIKSGFDVNTKLSEDCSMMYEDRRSTALYFSVYNMNLEATEMLLEAGADPNLDVFNPLLIAVRLGRMDMATLLLRYGANINAQISTQPSSFPAAVLLRMESLPMLKLLLDNGCDARLCFDCPYGQKPHPALPLSRHPFEEMQFCEAVSCFTPCRLAGPIISVLLDYVCHIRLCSRLLEVLESHSDWVPIKLKAFPPHPLMRLCRLEIRRLLSVRRLKLLHTLPLPVRLVRFLRYDVPAQSPEVTCKCDM; encoded by the exons ATGGCGGTCTCTCAGGTGAACCTAGATGACTACAGTGTTTACAGTCAGCTGTCTGATGAAGAGCTCCTACAGATTGCTGTAGAGAGAAGACTCTCTGACAACCACAGCCAACCTCCACCCCCAGAGCATATCCCCAACTGTGCAAACCCCCTAACAGGCCTGTCCAACTTCCCCTACAGAGCCTTCAGGAG aCAGTTCAGTCCTCTACAGTCCCTGATTAGAAATGGAGATGTAGAGGCTCTGATGTATTTGGTTGGACGGAGGTCCAGCAGCCTGACGGAGCCGAATGATGAAGGCTGGATCGCTCTTCATGAAGCTGCTTATTACGGACAGCTACAATGTGCCTCAATCCTCATCACAG CTCATCCCGACTCAGTGAACAGATGCAGTTTGAAGAATGAGACCgctctgctgctggctgttggACAAGGAAACGTTTCCTGTGTCGATATTCTCCTGAAGCACGGAGCTGACCCAAACATCGGCAATGAGGCCCGAGAAACGCCGCTGTTTGTAG ccTGTGAGCAACCAAACGAAGTCATTGTGGATCTGCTGCTGAGGGTTGGAGCTCAGGTGAATCGGTCCAGCATTCAGGGATTAAGTGCTCTTCATGAAGCCTGCAGGAATGGACAACTGAAGCTCTGCACGATGTTACTGGAGTCCAGAGCCAATCTTCAGACAAAAAACATCTACGGCATCCAACCTCTCTTCACCGCTGCACAGCACGGATATGCCGACATCATCCACCTGCTTGCTAAGAAAG GTGCGGATGTAAACGGTCAGGCAGCAGACGGAGCCTCGCCACTGTTCGAAGCTTGTAAGAACGGTCATGTGTCTGCGGTGGAAGTGCTGCTGTCTCTGAAAGCAGATGTTAATTGCTCCATGAAGTCGGGCCTGCTGCCTCTTCATGTGGCTGTTCAGAACAATCACTTAAG AATCGTGTCAATGCTGATCCCAGTGACCAGCAGGGTCAGAGTCTGGCATAGCGGCATTAGTCCTCTGCACATTGCCGCAGAGAGGAACAGGGAGGAAATAATGGATCTGCTGATCAAGTCCGGCTTCGACGTCAACACCAAGCTATCGGAGGACTGCTCCATGATGTATGAAGACCGGCGGAGCACAGCGCTCTACTTCTCCGTCTACAACATGAACCTGGAGGCCACCGAGATGCTGCTAGAGGCCGGAGCTGACCCCAACCTGGATGTCTTCAACCCGCTGCTCATTGCTGTCCGGCTTGGCCGAATGGACATGGCAACACTGCTGCTGAGGTACGGCGCCAACATCAATGCTCAGATATCCACCCAGCCGTCCTCGTTCCCGGCTGCCGTCCTGCTCAGAATGGAGTCTCTGCCTATGCTCAAACTGCTGCTGGACAACGGCTGCGACGCCCGGCTCTGCTTCGACTGTCCATATGGCCAAAAACCACATCCGGCCCTCCCGCTGTCCCGCCATCCCTTCGAAGAAATGCAG TTCTGCGAGGCCGTCTCCTGCTTCACCCCCTGCCGTTTAGCCGGTCCAATCATCTCGGTGCTGCTGGACTACGTCTGTCACATTCGTCTCTGCTCCCGGCTGCTAGAGGTCCTGGAGAGTCACAGCGACTGGGTGCCAATCAAACTGAAAGCTT ttcctcctcatcctctgaTGCGGCTCTGCAGGCTGGAGATCAGGCGTCTGCTCAGTGTCCGAAGACTCAAACTGCTCCACACTTTGCCACTTCCTGTCAGACTGGTCCGCTTCCTGCGCTATGATGTCCCTGCTCAATCACCTGAAGTCACCTGTAAATGTGACATGTAA
- the LOC115004612 gene encoding ankyrin repeat and SOCS box protein 2-like: protein MLSDWLLCSCYCGRIDGTVSHFMTGAGKSMVVYYRADGSLVHIAPEPVEKEEPLFTAICVGDASRVQELTMRLGTNLMLPSKPGWLAIHQAVWYGQEACLRVLLSAQPGMINKRTECGESALLVAVSKDQLQCVQVLLENGSDTDIPNYDKETPLYKACERSSAAMVAALLNHGAAVNTVCIWRCTALHEAACRNSAEICEMLLKAGAKHNLPNMYGITPLFTAAQSGQLAALRLLLKHGADINSQAADGATPLYEAAKNGHEEIVEFLLSQKADANKPGKTGLLPLHVAAQRGNYIIVSMLISATSKTRVHRAGISPLHLAAERNRDDILEALLEAGFDVNAQLSEERMRLYQDHRSTALYFSVFNNNIDAVRMLLAAGSDPNLDAFRPLMVAASQSCIQTVTLLVEHGADINASIPTHLTTFPAVYMFSMKYLPIFKYLLDHGGHAISCFNCVYGNRPHPPIKTMHQRRRTTNTHDRLLRLLPRGRLF, encoded by the exons ATGTTATCTGATTGGCTGTTGTGTTCGTGTTATTGTGGCAGGATTGATGGGACCGTCAGTCACTTCATGACAGGTGCTGGGAAGAGCATGGTGGTATACTACCGGGCTGATGGCAGTCTGGTGCACATTGCTCCAGAACCTGTAGA GAAGGAGGAGCCTCTGTTCACAGCGATCTGTGTTGGTGATGCAAGCAGAGTGCAAGAGTTGACGATGCGTCTGGGAACAAACCTGATGCTGCCAAGTAAACCGGGCTGGCTTGCTATCCACCAGGCTGTGTGGTACGGCCAAGAGGCCTGTCTGAGAGTGCTGCtgtcag CTCAGCCGGGTATGATCAACAAGCGGACGGAGTGCGGTGAGTCAGCGCTGCTGGTCGCTGTCAGCAAAGACCAGCTGCAATGCGTtcaggtgcttctggaaaacggGTCTGATACCGACATCCCAAACTACGACAAAGAGACTCCACTCTACAAAG cctGTGAGAGGAGCAGCGCTGCCATGGTGGCGGCGTTGTTGAACCACGGTGCGGCGGTGAACACTGTTTGTATTTGGAGATGCACTGCCCTCCACGAAGCTGCATGTCGAAACAGCGCAGAGATCTGTGAGATGCTACTAAAGGCCGGAGCAAAACACAACCTCCCCAACATGTATGGCATCACACCGCTGTTCACTGCAGCTCAGAGCGGGCAGCTCGCTGCCCTGCGCCTCCTCCTCAAACACG GTGCAGACATTAATAGTCAGGCTGCTGATGGAGCCACTCCTCTGTATGAAGCTGCTAAAAATGGACACGAAGAAATTGTGGAGTTCCTCCTCTCTCAGAAAGCTGACGCCAACAAACCAGGAAAGACCGGGTTATTACCGCTTCACGTCGCCGCTCAGAGAGGAAATTACAT CATCGTCTCCATGTTGATCTCGGCCACCAGTAAGACCAGAGTCCACCGGGCCGGTATCAGCCCCCTCCACCTGGCTGCTGAGCGTAACCGTGACGACATCCTGGAGGCTCTGCTTGAGGCGGGCTTCGACGTCAATGCTCAGCTGTCTGAAGAACGGATGAGGCTGTACCAGGACCATCGCAGCACAGCACTCTACTTCTCCGTCTTTAACAACAACATCGACGCAGTGCGCATGCTGCTGGCGGCCGGCAGCGACCCGAACCTGGACGCGTTCAGGCCGCTGATGGTGGCAGCGAGCCAGAGCTGCATCCAGACCGTCACACTGCTGGTGGAGCACGGGGCCGACATCAATGCCTCCATCCCCACACACCTCACCACTTTCCCTGCCGTCTACATGTTCTCTATGAAGTACCTGCCCATCTTCAAGTACTTGCTGGACCATGGAGGCCACGCCATATCCTGCTTTAACTGTGTCTACGGTAACCGACCGCATCCACCAATCAAAACCATGCATCAGAGGAGGCGGACAACCAATACACATGACAGACTACTGCGGCTTTTGCCACGGGGGCGGTTGTTTTGA